In the genome of Pirellulales bacterium, the window CGGCGAAGGTTATTTGTCGTTTTCCATTGCCACGCCCACCGGCGAAGGCGTGACCACGCCCCTCACGTTCACGCGGGAACGGCGCTGTTCATTGATCGACGACTTGCGAATTATCGGAAAAGCGTAACAACACCACATGAAGCCGCGACCGTTGGTCGCGCCTAAAAACCAAACGCACTTTGAGAAACTTATGCAACTCGGCCTCGTCGTCGGCACTGCCACCGCCACGGTCAAGCATTCCACGCTGCAGGGCTGGAAGCTGCTGATCGTGCAGCCGCTTATGGCCGATGGTCGGCAGCCCGATGGCGACCCGCAATTGACCGTCGACAAATTGGGCGCCGGCGTCGGGCAGCGCGTGTTGATGAACAGCGAAGGCCGTGCCATCCGCGAAATGATGCAGGCCGAATCAGCCCCCGTCCGCTGGAGCGTATTGGGAATTGTGGACGACTGAAACATTTGACAATTTAGCCCCCGGTTTTACCGGGGGACTGAGTTACTAACCGAATAAACGACGCCAACCATGCCGCACTCGGAAGACCAAGTCGAACAAATTGTGCACGCCGTGCTTGCGCGGCTGGGCAATGCTGCCTCGGCTGCTTCAACCCCGCATGGCGAACTCGTGCTGAACGACAATGTCGTCAGCGCGGCGACCTTAGCCAATCGCTTGGACGGCATACAACGGGTGGTCGTAACCGCCCGCGCGGTGGTAACGCCGGCGGCGCGCGATATCCTCAAAGAAAAAAACGTCACTCTTGTTCGAACATTACAAGCCAAAGCTGCGGCGTCGGTGCAGTTGGTGCTGGCCCACACCGAAGCAAAAAAAGGGACGAATTACGATTGCACAGATTTAATTCGCCAACTCCAACAGCGCGGCGTCGAAGTGGAACAACTGCCAACAGGCCAAGCCGGAAAAGTCACTCACGAATTGGCCGAGGCCGTCAGTCGCGGCAAAAAATTAGGCGTCTTGCTGACCGATCAAGTGGCCGCCGCTTTATGCGCAGCCAATCGCCGTCGCGGCGTGCGGGCAGCCACAGCCGCCAATCGCGGCGAGGTGTACGACGTGATGCAAAACCTCGGCGTAAACTTGCTGGTGGTCGATTCCGTGCGGCGCAGTGGCCCGGAGGTGCAACGCATCGTGGAAGCCTTCGCCGCAACACCCTCGCAAGCTTGCCCGGCCGAATGGAAACCGTGGCTTGAGTGAAAATTGAAAGGTTGAATCCATGCGAATTGGCAAAACCATTGGCCGAGTCACACTGGTCCGCAGTCATCCGCTGCTGGCAGGCGGATCTTACCGTTTGGCAGTTCCGCAATTGCTGGCGAATTTGCTCTGCACTTCGCAAACCATGGCCGAAGAACTGGTCGTGTACGACGAACTCGGCGCCGCCGACGGTATGCACATCGCCATCACCGAAGGGCCGGAAGCCGCACAGCCGTTTCATCCCGAAACCAAACCCATCGACGCCTACAACGCAGCCATTTTAGATCACATCGAAATTAAAACGATGCAGTAGGCAATTCATAAAGCCGCGACCGGTGGTCGCGCAGCAGCCATAAACGGCCAAATTCAAATCAGCATTCAACAACGAACTCAATCATCAACCCAACCAAATACATAGAAACCAGACCCTCAGACAACCAACACCACCCCATGAACATTCATCAACTCAAGCTCGAAATTTGCGACATCGGCCGGCGGATTTACAACAAGGGCTTTGCCGCCGGCAACGACGGAAATATCAGCTACCGATTGTCGGAAAAAGAAGTCCTCTGCACGCCCACCCTCATTTCCAAAGGCAACATGCAGCCGGAGGATTTGTGCATTGTCGACATGAGCGGCAAGCAGCTTTCCGGCAAGCGAAAGCGCAGCAGCGAAATTCTGCTGCACCTCACCATTTTGCGCGAACGGCCTGATATGAAAAGCGTCGTTCACTGCCATCCGCCGCACGCCACCGCATTTGCCGTGGCCCGCGAACCCATACCGCAGTGCGTGCTGCCGGAAATTGAAGTCTTCCTGGGCGACGTCCCCATCACGCAGTACAAAACGCCGGGCAGCCAGGAATTCGCCGACACCGTGCTGCCGTTTGTGAAAAACGCCAATGTGATGATTCTGGCCAATCACGGCACCGTCAGTTGCGGCGAAACAGTGGAACGGGCTTACTGGTGGACTGAAATTTTGGACGCCTACTGCAACATTTTGATGATGGCCCGCGGCCTGGGCAAAATCAATTATTTCACGAAGGAGGAAACCCAGGAGCTGCTGAATTTGAAGCAGAAATGGGGCTTCAAAGACGCCCGCCTGAATCCGGAAATGCAAAATTGCGATATTTGCGCCAATGATGTGTTCCGCGAAAGTTGGAATGCCACCGGCGTGCAGCGCCGAGCTTTCGAAGCGCCCCCGGCAATGAAGCCTGAATCGAACCTCACCGCCGCGGGATCACACACGTCCGGCCCCGGCAACATCGATCAAGAAGCGCTCGTGAAATTGATTACCGACCGTGTCATGGCGGCGCTAGCAAGCAAATGACCAATGACCAAATCCCAATGACCAATGATAAGTCGCAAATAGCTAATTTAGTTGACCAACATGTGTCCGTTAACTGGTCATTCGTGCTTGGTCATTGGTCATTTAATAGGCATTCGTCATTAGGCATTTGTCATACCCAACGAATCGGTTGGACAAACACACAAAGGCACCTCACATGAAGGTTTCCATTATCGGCGGCGGCGGATTGGTCGGCTCTTGCACGGCGTTTGCTTTGCAAACCGGGCGCGTAGTGCGGGAAATTACCCTCATCGATGCCAATGCCGAACTGGCCGGCGGACAAGCGCTCGACTTGTTGCATGGCTCCGCCTTTACCGCCGATCAAATCATTACTTCCGGCGGTTACGAGCACA includes:
- a CDS encoding EutN/CcmL family microcompartment protein, with protein sequence MRIGKTIGRVTLVRSHPLLAGGSYRLAVPQLLANLLCTSQTMAEELVVYDELGAADGMHIAITEGPEAAQPFHPETKPIDAYNAAILDHIEIKTMQ
- a CDS encoding RpiB/LacA/LacB family sugar-phosphate isomerase, which encodes MPHSEDQVEQIVHAVLARLGNAASAASTPHGELVLNDNVVSAATLANRLDGIQRVVVTARAVVTPAARDILKEKNVTLVRTLQAKAAASVQLVLAHTEAKKGTNYDCTDLIRQLQQRGVEVEQLPTGQAGKVTHELAEAVSRGKKLGVLLTDQVAAALCAANRRRGVRAATAANRGEVYDVMQNLGVNLLVVDSVRRSGPEVQRIVEAFAATPSQACPAEWKPWLE
- a CDS encoding EutN/CcmL family microcompartment protein, whose product is MQLGLVVGTATATVKHSTLQGWKLLIVQPLMADGRQPDGDPQLTVDKLGAGVGQRVLMNSEGRAIREMMQAESAPVRWSVLGIVDD
- a CDS encoding class II aldolase/adducin family protein yields the protein MNIHQLKLEICDIGRRIYNKGFAAGNDGNISYRLSEKEVLCTPTLISKGNMQPEDLCIVDMSGKQLSGKRKRSSEILLHLTILRERPDMKSVVHCHPPHATAFAVAREPIPQCVLPEIEVFLGDVPITQYKTPGSQEFADTVLPFVKNANVMILANHGTVSCGETVERAYWWTEILDAYCNILMMARGLGKINYFTKEETQELLNLKQKWGFKDARLNPEMQNCDICANDVFRESWNATGVQRRAFEAPPAMKPESNLTAAGSHTSGPGNIDQEALVKLITDRVMAALASK